A genome region from Arachis duranensis cultivar V14167 chromosome 8, aradu.V14167.gnm2.J7QH, whole genome shotgun sequence includes the following:
- the LOC107463626 gene encoding glycosyl hydrolase 5 family protein, with protein sequence MARFSCTKIIIIFFYVLLFLLLSCTTLQNTKTKVKAFPLHTNGRWIVDEEEGGKRVKLACLSWMAHGLAVVAEGLSKQPLDSITKRIRPMGFNCIRLTWPLELVINESLASLTVKESFNRLGLFDDINGIQAHNPSILDLPLINAFQTVVKSLGDNNVMVILDNHCTKPSMCCSETDQNGFFGDKYFDPHVWIKGLTKMATMFNGVTNVVAMSLRNEPRGPRSNLKDWYRYMAEGAEAVHGANPNVLVIISGLVWDQDLSFLKNQPLKLSFNGKLVFEVHQYSYGKGPGWQIENPNKMCAKILGEAMRNSSFLLEQGRPVMLSEFGVNMKGSNLGDNRFLNCYLGMLAELDMDWALWTLVGSYYIRNGDFIVGAGEVYGVLNEDWIRVRNASILHKISAVQLPFRGPGLSSKAKQHKVIFHPLTGLCVLTKSTVDPLRLGPCSNSDHWQYKPQEKKLSIEGTLLCLKAYGEGKAPKLGRECSSPNSTWKMVSDSKMHLSSRVNKNGSSVRVCLDVDTTNNIIVTNTCKCLTTHKSCDAESQWFKLVDSVGGGV encoded by the exons ATGGCTAGATTCTCTTGcaccaaaattattattattttcttctatgttcttctttttcttcttctatcatGTACTACACTCCAAAATACCAAAACCAAAGTGAAGGCTTTTCCACTTCACACCAATGGAAGGTGGATAGtggatgaagaagaaggagggaaGAGGGTGAAGCTTGCATGTCTTAGTTGGATGGCCCATGGGCTTGCTGTAGTGGCTGAGGGCCTAAGCAAGCAACCACTTGATTCCATTACAAAGAGGATAAGGCCCATGGGCTTTAACTGTATTAGACTCACTTGGCCTCTTGAATTAGTCATCAATGAGTCTCTTGCTTCTCTCACGGTTAAAGAATCATTTAACAGGCTTGGGCTTTTTGATGATATTAATGGTATTCAAGCCCACAACCCCTCTATCTTAGACCTTCCCCTCATCAATGCTtttcag ACAGTGGTGAAAAGCCTAGGAGACAACAATGTGATGGTGATTTTGGACAACCACTGTACGAAACCATCAATGTGTTGTTCTGAAACAGACCAAAATGGGTTCTTTGGAGACAAGTATTTTGATCCACATGTTTGGATCAAAGGCCTTACCAAAATGGCCACCATGTTTAATGGAGTCACTAATGTTGTGGCTATGAGCTTAAGAAATGAGCCAAGAGGTCCCAGATCCAACCTCAAAGATTGGTACAG GTACATGGCTGAAGGAGCAGAAGCCGTTCATGGTGCAAATCCAAATGTTCTAGTAATTATTTCTGGCCTAGTTTGGGATCAAGACTTATCATTTCTTAAGAATCAACCATTAAAACTCTCTTTCAATGGAAAACTAGTATTTGAGGTACACCAATATAGCTATGGGAAAGGCCCAGGTTGGCAAATTGAGAATCCAAACAAAATGTGTGCAAAGATCTTAGGAGAGGCAATGAGGAACTCTAGCTTCTTACTGGAGCAAGGTCGACCAGTGATGTTGAGTGAGTTCGGCGTGAACATGAAAGGCAGTAACTTGGGTGATAATAGGTTTTTGAATTGCTATTTGGGTATGTTGGCTGAACTTGACATGGATTGGGCTTTGTGGACACTTGTTGGCAGTTATTACATTAGAAATGGAGATTTTATAGTTGGAGCTGGTGAGGTTTATGGTGTTCTTAATGAGGATTGGATTAGGGTTAGGAATGCAAGTATATTGCACAAGATCTCAGCTGTTCAACTTCCTTTTAGag GGCCAGGATTGTCATCAAAAGCTAAGCAACACAAAGTGATTTTTCATCCGTTGACCGGTCTATGTGTTTTGACAAAGTCAACAGTTGACCCATTAAGATTGGGACCTTGTTCTAATTCTGATCATTGGCAATACAAACCACAAGAGAAAAAGCTATCAATAGAAGGTACCCTTTTGTGTTTGAAAGCATATGGAGAAGGGAAGGCACCAAAACTTGGAAGAGAATGTTCAAGTCCCAATTCAACATGGAAAATGGTGTCTGATTCTAAGATGCACCTCTCATCTAGAGTCAACAAAAATGGTTCCAGTGTTAGGGTTTGTTTGGATGTAGACACTACTAATAACATCATTGTTACCAATACTTGTAAGTGCTTAACCACACATAAGTCATGTGATGCTGAAAGTCAATGGTTTAAGCTTGTTGATAGTGTGGGAGGAGGAgtttaa